The following coding sequences are from one Cygnus olor isolate bCygOlo1 chromosome 2, bCygOlo1.pri.v2, whole genome shotgun sequence window:
- the C2H7orf25 gene encoding UPF0415 protein C7orf25 homolog isoform X2 — protein sequence MSLQTLLCERIAVAKELIKRAEALSKSQKRRIEGGAKLCGKLKAELNFLHKVEAGKVAIKESHLQSTNLTHLQAIIQSAENLEDVVSVLHVFAYEDRFGDKQTLVVDVVANGGHTWVKAIGRKAEALHNIWLGRGQYGDKSVIEQAEDFLQASRQQPVEYSNPHIIFAFYNSVSSPMAERLEEMGISVRGDIVAVNSLAEPSMENQHLSASESDEEDLELLQVTRVDRENLVASIAFPTQIRVNVCNRVNLDITTLITYVSALSYGGCYFIFKEKVLTEQAAQERRERVLPQLEEFMQGKELFACESAVRDFQSILETLGGPGEKERAALLVKRINVVPDQPSDRALGLVASSKINSRSLTIFGTGDTLKAITMTANSGFVRAAANQGVKFSVFVHQPRALTESKEAFATPLPKSCPPDN from the coding sequence ATGTCTCTGCAGACTCTGCTATGTGAAAGAATTGCTGTTGCCAAAGAATTGATCAAGAGAGCAGAAGCCCTCTCCAAGTCCCAGAAAAGGAGAATAGAAGGTGGGGCAAAACTATGTGGCAAACTGAAGGCTGAGTTAAACTTCTTACACAAGGTGGAGGCAGGGAAGGTGGCCATTAAAGAATCCCATCTGCAGAGTACAAACCTTACCCATCTCCAAGCCATTATCCAGTCAGCAGAGAACCTGGAGGATGTTGTCAGTGTCCTCCATGTCTTTGCTTACGAGGATAGGTTTGGAGACAAACAGACACTGGTGGTAGATGTTGTTGCAAATGGAGGTCACACGTGGGTGAAGGCCATTGGACGGAAGGCCGAAGCCCTGCATAACATCTGGCTGGGGAGGGGCCAGTATGGTGACAAAAGTGTCATCGAGCAAGCAGAGGACTTCCTGCAGGCAAGCCGTCAGCAGCCAGTGGAGTACAGCAATCCCCACATAATATTTGCCTTCTACAACAGCGTGTCCAGTCCTATGGCAGAGAGACTCGAGGAGATGGGAATATCTGTGCGAGGAGACATTGTTGCTGTGAACTCGCTGGCAGAGCCATCTATGGAAAACCAGCACCTAAGTGCCAGTGAATCAGATGAAGAAGACCTTGAACTCCTGCAGGTGACCAGAGTAGACCGGGAGAATTTAGTGGCCAGCATTGCTTTTCCTACTCAGATCAGAGTAAATGTGTGCAATAGAGTTAACTTGGACATCACTACCTTGATAACCTACGTCTCTGCTCTGAGTTACGGTGGCTGCTACttcatcttcaaagaaaaagtgCTAACAGAGCAAGCGGCTcaagaaaggagggagagagtCCTGCCTCAGCTGGAGGAGTTCATGCAGGGGAAAGAGCTCTTTGCATGTGAATCTGCTGTCAGAGATTTTCAGTCCATCTTGGAAACGCTGGGAGGACCTGGGGAGAAAGAGCGAGCTGCATTGCTTGTTAAAAGAATTAATGTGGTGCCAGATCAGCCATCTGACCGTGCCTTAGGACTAGTGGCTAGTTCAAAAATCAACAGCCGTTCTCTAACCATTTTTGGGACAGGAGACACTTTAAAAGCCATCACCATGACTGCAAATAGTGGTTTTGTGAGGGCAGCAGCTAACCAAGGTGTCAAGTTCAGTGTTTTTGTGCATCAGCCTAGAGCATTGACAGAAAGTAAAGAAGCTTTTGCCACACCTTTACCAAAGAGCTGCCCACCTGATAATTGA
- the MRPL32 gene encoding 39S ribosomal protein L32, mitochondrial, which produces MAALRGAPLPGLRGLLRHCWGRLLRGMAPGARAPQWGPALAVQGPACLPEPAEDPREGSEVPGLLGSILWMAAPKKRRTIEVNRCRRRNPTNLIKIKRNIDVCPECGNLKEKHVLCGYCYTQVKEETRQIRKEMGKKEGGPFNAPTVETVVLYEGEKPTEKDEGKRIIERARKRPSWFTQN; this is translated from the exons ATGGCGGCGCTGCGCGGCGCTCCGCTGCCGGGGCTCCGCGGCCTCCTGCGGCACTGCTGGGGCCGGCTGCTGCGCGGCATGGCGCCGGGGGCACGCGCGCCGCAGTGGG gGCCAGCACTAGCTGTCCAAGGTCCCGCATGTCTCCCAGAGCCAGCAGAAGACCCCAGAGAAGGCAGTGAGGTGCCAGGCCTCTTGGGTAGCATCTTGTGGATGGCAGCGCCCAAGAAAAGGCGTACCATTGAAGTGAACCGCTGCAGGCGGAGAAATCCTACAaatctcataaaaataaag aGAAACATAGATGTTTGCCCTGAGTGTGGAAACTTGAAAGAGAAGCATGTCCTGTGTGGCTATTGTTACACACAGGTCAAAGAAGAAACTCGGCAGATACGGAAGGAAATGGGTAAAAAGGAAGGAGGACCATTTAATGCTCCTACTGTAGAGACTGTAGTCTTATATGAGGGAGAAAAGCCCACAGAAAAAGACGAAGGCAAGCGGATCATTGAAAGAGCCAGGAAGCGTCCGTCGTGGTTTACTCAAAATTAA
- the PSMA2 gene encoding proteasome subunit alpha type-2 has product MAERGYSFSLTTFSPSGKLVQIEYALAAVAAGAPSVGIKAANGVVLATEKKQKSILYDERSVHKVEPITKHIGLVYSGMGPDYRVLVHRARKLAQQYYLVYHEPIPTAQLVQRIASVMQEYTQSGGVRPFGVSLLICGWNEGRPYLFQSDPSGAYFAWKATAMGKNYVNGKTFLEKRYNEDLELEDAIHTAILTLKESFEGQMTEDNIEVGICNEAGFRRLTPTEVKDYLAAIA; this is encoded by the exons ATGGCGGAGCGCGGCTACAGCTTCTCCCTCACCACCTTCAG tcCTTCTGGGAAACTTGTTCAGATTGAATATGCTTTGGCTGCcgtggctgcaggagccccgTCGGTTGGGATTAAAG CTGCAAATGGAGTGGTGTTGGCAACTGAGAAGAAGCAGAAGTCCATCCTTTATGATGAAAGGAGTGTTCACAAAGTAGAACCAATTACCAAACATATAGGTTTAGTGTATAGCGGTATGGGTCCAGATTACAG gGTACTCGTGCACAGAGCCCGGAAGCTGGCCCAGCAGTATTACTTGGTTTATCACGAGCCCATTCCAACAGCTCAGCTAGTGCAAAGAATTGCTTCTGTGATGCAGGAATATACACAGTCTGG AGGTGTTCGCCCGTTTGGTGTATCACTGCTAATATGTGGCTGGAATGAGGGGCGGCCCTATTTATTTCAGTCAGATCCATCT GGAGCTTATTTTGCTTGGAAAGCAACAGCGATGGGAAAAAATTATGTCAATGGGAAAACGTTCCTTGAGAAAAG ATACAACGAAGATTTGGAGCTTGAAGATGCCATTCATACAGCTATCTTAACACTAAAG GAGAGCTTTGAAGGGCAAATGACAGAAGACAACATTGAAGTTGGCATTTGTAATGAAGCTGGTTTTAGGAGGCTAACTCCAACTGAGGTTAAGGACTACTTGGCTGCAATAGCCTAG
- the C2H7orf25 gene encoding UPF0415 protein C7orf25 homolog isoform X1, with product MEGGLLTLDAIIGASWTEGNNVSNMSLQTLLCERIAVAKELIKRAEALSKSQKRRIEGGAKLCGKLKAELNFLHKVEAGKVAIKESHLQSTNLTHLQAIIQSAENLEDVVSVLHVFAYEDRFGDKQTLVVDVVANGGHTWVKAIGRKAEALHNIWLGRGQYGDKSVIEQAEDFLQASRQQPVEYSNPHIIFAFYNSVSSPMAERLEEMGISVRGDIVAVNSLAEPSMENQHLSASESDEEDLELLQVTRVDRENLVASIAFPTQIRVNVCNRVNLDITTLITYVSALSYGGCYFIFKEKVLTEQAAQERRERVLPQLEEFMQGKELFACESAVRDFQSILETLGGPGEKERAALLVKRINVVPDQPSDRALGLVASSKINSRSLTIFGTGDTLKAITMTANSGFVRAAANQGVKFSVFVHQPRALTESKEAFATPLPKSCPPDN from the exons ATGGAAGGAGGGTTGCTCACGCTGGATGCCATTATTGGAGCTTCATGGACTGAAGG GAATAATGTTTCCAACATGTCTCTGCAGACTCTGCTATGTGAAAGAATTGCTGTTGCCAAAGAATTGATCAAGAGAGCAGAAGCCCTCTCCAAGTCCCAGAAAAGGAGAATAGAAGGTGGGGCAAAACTATGTGGCAAACTGAAGGCTGAGTTAAACTTCTTACACAAGGTGGAGGCAGGGAAGGTGGCCATTAAAGAATCCCATCTGCAGAGTACAAACCTTACCCATCTCCAAGCCATTATCCAGTCAGCAGAGAACCTGGAGGATGTTGTCAGTGTCCTCCATGTCTTTGCTTACGAGGATAGGTTTGGAGACAAACAGACACTGGTGGTAGATGTTGTTGCAAATGGAGGTCACACGTGGGTGAAGGCCATTGGACGGAAGGCCGAAGCCCTGCATAACATCTGGCTGGGGAGGGGCCAGTATGGTGACAAAAGTGTCATCGAGCAAGCAGAGGACTTCCTGCAGGCAAGCCGTCAGCAGCCAGTGGAGTACAGCAATCCCCACATAATATTTGCCTTCTACAACAGCGTGTCCAGTCCTATGGCAGAGAGACTCGAGGAGATGGGAATATCTGTGCGAGGAGACATTGTTGCTGTGAACTCGCTGGCAGAGCCATCTATGGAAAACCAGCACCTAAGTGCCAGTGAATCAGATGAAGAAGACCTTGAACTCCTGCAGGTGACCAGAGTAGACCGGGAGAATTTAGTGGCCAGCATTGCTTTTCCTACTCAGATCAGAGTAAATGTGTGCAATAGAGTTAACTTGGACATCACTACCTTGATAACCTACGTCTCTGCTCTGAGTTACGGTGGCTGCTACttcatcttcaaagaaaaagtgCTAACAGAGCAAGCGGCTcaagaaaggagggagagagtCCTGCCTCAGCTGGAGGAGTTCATGCAGGGGAAAGAGCTCTTTGCATGTGAATCTGCTGTCAGAGATTTTCAGTCCATCTTGGAAACGCTGGGAGGACCTGGGGAGAAAGAGCGAGCTGCATTGCTTGTTAAAAGAATTAATGTGGTGCCAGATCAGCCATCTGACCGTGCCTTAGGACTAGTGGCTAGTTCAAAAATCAACAGCCGTTCTCTAACCATTTTTGGGACAGGAGACACTTTAAAAGCCATCACCATGACTGCAAATAGTGGTTTTGTGAGGGCAGCAGCTAACCAAGGTGTCAAGTTCAGTGTTTTTGTGCATCAGCCTAGAGCATTGACAGAAAGTAAAGAAGCTTTTGCCACACCTTTACCAAAGAGCTGCCCACCTGATAATTGA